Proteins found in one Salvia splendens isolate huo1 chromosome 10, SspV2, whole genome shotgun sequence genomic segment:
- the LOC121752462 gene encoding probable clathrin assembly protein At4g32285, whose amino-acid sequence MAPSTIRKAIGAVKDQTSIGIAKVASNMAPELEVAIVKATSHDDDPASEKYLREILQLTSFSRGYVSACVVAVSRRLGKTRDWIVALKCLMLIHRLLNEGDAVFQQEIMYATRRGTRLLNMSDFRDEAHSSSWDHSAFVRTYALYLDQRLEMMIYERKQSGNGGEIERSGARDDRYNYRSPPGSNRGNGYEYSHEYREEPYGMRRSRSSGDVRESTQAKKDATSLRDMAPERIFGKMSHLKRLLDRFLSCRPTGLAKNERMILVAVYTIVKESFKLYADICEVLAVLLDKFFDMEYQDCVKAFDAYASSAKQIDELIGFYNWCNDIGVSRSSEFPEVQKITGKLLETLEEFVRDRAKVTKSPERKVEALPAPPVEEELVQETKALPPPEDHTPPPQPEPEPPKPAIQGDLLDLRDEGATADDQGNKFALALFAGPVANKGNGSWEAFHSNGELEVTSAWQNPAAETGKADWELALVETASHLSQQKASMGGGLDPLLLNGMYDQGMVKQHVSTSHLSGGSASSVALPGPGASKTPVLALPAPDGTVQTVGQDPFAASLSIAPPSYMQMADMEKKQQLLVQEQMVWQQYHRDGMQGQTSLAKIGAGGYHAPGVQPPMPYGMPPVNGVGVPPAGYYYTPY is encoded by the coding sequence ATGGCGCCGAGCACGATTCGGAAAGCGATCGGGGCGGTGAAGGATCAGACCAGCATCGGGATCGCTAAGGTCGCGAGCAACATGGCGCCGGAGCTGGAGGTCGCCATAGTCAAAGCCACCAGCCACGACGACGATCCGGCGTCGGAGAAGTATTTGAGGGAGATTCTCCAGTTGACCTCGTTTTCCAGAGGGTATGTTAGCGCCTGTGTAGTCGCTGTGTCTAGAAGGTTGGGGAAAACGCGTGATTGGATTGTGGCTCTTAAGTGTTTGATGCTAATTCATCGATTGCTCAATGAAGGAGATGCTGTCTTCCAGCAGGAAATCATGTATGCTACTAGAAGGGGGACTAGGTTGTTGAATATGTCTGATTTTCGCGATGAGGCGCACTCGAGTTCTTGGGATCATTCGGCTTTTGTGAGGACTTATGCGCTTTACTTGGATCAGAGGCTGGAGATGATGATTTATGAGCGGAAGCAGAGTGGGAATGGTGGTGAGATTGAGAGATCTGGGGCTAGAGATGATAGGTATAACTATAGATCACCACCAGGATCAAACAGGGGTAATGGATACGAGTATAGTCACGAGTATCGGGAGGAGCCCTATGGGATGCGCAGATCTAGGTCGTCTGGTGATGTGAGAGAGTCGACACAGGCGAAGAAAGATGCTACTTCTCTTAGGGATATGGCGCCCGAGAGGATCTTTGGGAAGATGAGTCATTTGAAGAGGCTGTTGGATCGGTTTTTGTCTTGCCGGCCTACGGGTTTGGCAAAGAATGAGAGGATGATTCTGGTTGCAGTGTATACTATTGTTAAGGAGAGCTTCAAGCTGTATGCTGATATCTGCGAGGTTTTGGCTGTCCttcttgacaagttctttgataTGGAGTATCAAGATTGTGTCAAGGCGTTTGACGCTTATGCTAGCTCAGCGAAGCAGATAGACGAATTGATCGGATTCTATAACTGGTGCAATGATATTGGTGTGTCGAGGTCTTCTGAGTTTCCCGAAGTTCAGAAAATTACTGGCAAATTGTTGGAGACTTTGGAGGAATTTGTGAGGGACAGGGCTAAGGTGACGAAGAGCCCAGAGAGGAAGGTGGAGGCACTGCCGGCTCCTCCTGTGGAAGAAGAGCTGGTGCAAGAGACTAAGGCGCTGCCGCCTCCTGAGGACCATACCCCCCCGCCACAGCCTGAGCCTGAACCTCCTAAGCCTGCCATTCAAGGCGATCTGCTGGATCTAAGGGATGAGGGAGCGACTGCTGATGATCAAGGGAATAAGTTTGCTCTGGCATTGTTTGCTGGACCGGTGGCTAACAAAGGGAATGGCTCGTGGGAAGCATTCCATTCGAATGGGGAATTGGAGGTGACTTCCGCCTGGCAAAATCCGGCTGCAGAGACGGGCAAGGCTGATTGGGAATTGGCTCTTGTCGAAACTGCTAGCCATTTGTCTCAGCAAAAGGCTTCAATGGGCGGTGGACTTGATCCGTTGCTGTTGAATGGCATGTATGATCAGGGAATGGTTAAGCAGCATGTGAGCACTTCTCACTTGAGTGGTGGCAGTGCCAGCAGTGTTGCGCTGCCAGGTCCTGGAGCGAGTAAAACTCCAGTCCTGGCACTCCCTGCGCCCGATGGAACAGTCCAGACCGTGGGACAGGATCCATTTGCTGCGTCTTTAAGCATTGCGCCTCCTTCGTACATGCAGATGGCCGACATGGAGAAGAAGCAGCAACTGCTGGTGCAGGAGCAGATGGTGTGGCAGCAGTATCACAGAGACGGGATGCAAGGCCAGACGAGCCTGGCCAAGATCGGTGCAGGCGGATATCATGCTCCCGGCGTACAGCCTCCAATGCCGTATGGTATGCCACCAGTGAATGGAGTCGGAGTGCCACCTGCTGGTTACTACTATACACCCTACTGA